The Nostoc sp. 'Lobaria pulmonaria (5183) cyanobiont' genome window below encodes:
- a CDS encoding DUF2382 domain-containing protein, whose amino-acid sequence MPLQKISEFDADYHNTIEGNDIKGMGVYVQGTDEKIGTVNDAVVDDQGEFRYLIVDIGFWIFGKKVLLPVGKSRIDSTANRVYVVGITREQAENLPEYQEHTKLDYDYEEQVRGGYRTPSVESSAALASTVGRTTPSPDNYTYAKDADLYDVSAHEDQTFKLYQERLVANKQRRKSGEVAISKRVETETAKVAVPVEKERVVIERVTSQDTGKVVSAEATDFGGGEVAHIDLYEEVADIHKEAFLREEVRVQKVVDKETVEAEETIRREELDVNTDGTRIENKTDRG is encoded by the coding sequence ATGCCACTCCAGAAAATAAGTGAATTTGATGCAGACTACCATAATACTATTGAAGGTAATGACATCAAAGGAATGGGTGTGTATGTTCAAGGAACTGATGAGAAGATTGGCACAGTAAATGATGCTGTAGTAGACGACCAAGGAGAATTCCGCTATTTAATTGTTGACATCGGCTTTTGGATTTTTGGCAAGAAAGTCTTACTACCAGTAGGAAAATCGCGTATTGACTCTACAGCAAACCGTGTATATGTCGTTGGTATAACAAGAGAGCAAGCGGAAAATTTACCTGAATATCAAGAGCATACAAAACTTGACTACGACTATGAAGAACAGGTGCGTGGAGGATATCGTACACCGTCTGTAGAAAGTTCAGCTGCGTTAGCATCGACAGTTGGTCGCACTACTCCAAGTCCTGACAACTACACCTACGCAAAGGACGCGGATCTGTATGATGTCAGCGCTCACGAAGACCAAACTTTCAAACTTTACCAAGAAAGGCTAGTTGCTAATAAACAGCGCCGAAAAAGCGGAGAAGTAGCGATTAGTAAGCGTGTTGAAACCGAAACTGCAAAAGTTGCTGTTCCGGTGGAAAAAGAGCGAGTCGTGATTGAGCGAGTGACTTCTCAAGACACAGGCAAAGTTGTGTCTGCTGAAGCGACTGACTTTGGCGGGGGCGAGGTAGCGCATATAGACCTCTATGAAGAAGTTGCAGACATCCATAAGGAAGCTTTTTTGCGAGAAGAAGTCAGAGTGCAGAAAGTTGTAGACAAAGAAACCGTTGAAGCTGAAGAAACGATTCGACGCGAAGAATTAGATGTTAACACTGATGGAACTCGAATAGAGAATAAAACTGACCGGGGTTAA